The Pedosphaera parvula Ellin514 genome has a segment encoding these proteins:
- a CDS encoding chloride channel protein, translating to MTDSTHTPEISDSLSDFTTNSRVLLLSGMAAIIGAISAGVAYGLLWLISLITNISFFHRFKVEDVTPQDAHIGAWVIIIPVIGALIIGLMARYGSPKIRGHGIPEALEAILIGRSKLEPKVAILKPISSAISIGTGGPFGAEGPIIMTGGACGSLFAQYFHLTAAERKTLLVAGAAGGMAAIFSTPIAAILLAVELLLFEWKPRSLIPVAVSAIMASAMRVPLLGAGPIFPVLPHGAMTGAELLVAGVVGIAAGLASGAVTTLVYALEDAFKKLPIHWMWWPAIGAVFVGIGGYIDPRVLGVGYKLIHGLLRGELVGAAVLGLLIGKAIVWSIALGSGTSGGVLAPLLIMGGALGALLSRWIHIGDTGLWAMVAMGAMMGGTMRAPFTGTIFALELTHDLNALPAVMIGCIASLGVTVLLLRRSILTEKIARRGRHISCEYSVDLFSLLRVGDVMDANPPTIPGDMPVTQFSDLIAQGDPQLTRRQGTLIVDGSGDLVGIITRGDVVRALQGKAAEKNTVLDSGKKNPVVTYTDELLNVAISKMLKQDVGRLPVVERSNPKRIVGYLGRANIMAARTKHMEEEDLREKHPWLARTLRWPKFAK from the coding sequence ATGACCGATTCAACACATACACCCGAAATCTCGGATTCTCTATCCGACTTTACCACCAATTCCAGAGTTCTGCTGCTTTCCGGCATGGCCGCCATTATTGGCGCTATTAGTGCCGGTGTCGCGTACGGATTACTTTGGCTGATCAGCTTAATCACCAATATTTCCTTCTTTCACCGGTTCAAGGTGGAGGATGTGACGCCGCAGGATGCCCATATTGGGGCGTGGGTAATCATCATTCCGGTGATCGGTGCGCTTATCATTGGTTTAATGGCGCGGTACGGTTCGCCCAAGATACGCGGGCATGGGATTCCGGAGGCGTTGGAAGCGATTTTGATCGGTCGAAGCAAACTGGAGCCGAAAGTGGCGATATTGAAGCCGATTTCTTCAGCCATTTCCATTGGAACTGGCGGTCCGTTTGGCGCGGAGGGGCCGATTATCATGACCGGCGGGGCTTGTGGTTCCTTGTTTGCTCAATATTTTCATCTGACTGCCGCTGAACGCAAGACCTTGCTGGTCGCGGGTGCGGCTGGCGGCATGGCTGCCATTTTCTCGACGCCCATTGCAGCAATTTTGCTGGCGGTGGAATTGCTGCTTTTTGAATGGAAGCCGCGCAGTTTGATTCCCGTGGCGGTGTCTGCCATCATGGCTTCGGCCATGCGTGTTCCTCTTTTGGGCGCGGGACCGATCTTCCCGGTATTACCTCATGGAGCCATGACAGGTGCTGAGCTGTTGGTCGCTGGCGTGGTGGGTATCGCCGCTGGTTTGGCCTCCGGAGCCGTCACCACCCTGGTTTATGCGCTCGAGGATGCTTTCAAAAAGTTGCCGATTCATTGGATGTGGTGGCCGGCGATTGGTGCAGTGTTCGTCGGCATCGGTGGTTACATTGATCCGCGGGTGTTGGGGGTGGGATACAAATTAATTCACGGATTGTTGCGCGGGGAATTGGTCGGAGCGGCGGTCTTGGGTTTGCTGATTGGCAAGGCGATCGTCTGGTCCATCGCGCTGGGATCGGGAACTTCCGGCGGTGTGCTGGCTCCGTTGCTCATAATGGGCGGCGCGCTGGGGGCGTTGTTGTCGCGTTGGATTCATATAGGCGATACCGGGCTTTGGGCCATGGTGGCAATGGGGGCGATGATGGGCGGCACCATGCGTGCACCATTTACAGGGACGATTTTTGCGCTGGAATTGACGCATGATTTGAATGCCTTGCCAGCAGTGATGATTGGTTGCATTGCTTCCCTGGGAGTAACGGTGTTGCTCTTGCGGCGATCCATCCTGACCGAGAAAATTGCGCGCCGGGGACGGCATATCAGTTGTGAATACAGTGTCGATCTGTTCAGCCTATTGCGCGTGGGCGACGTAATGGATGCCAATCCACCCACCATCCCCGGTGATATGCCGGTGACGCAGTTCTCGGACCTGATTGCCCAGGGTGATCCGCAACTGACGCGTCGCCAAGGGACGTTGATCGTGGATGGGAGTGGTGATTTGGTAGGGATTATTACGCGTGGGGATGTGGTGCGTGCATTGCAGGGAAAGGCCGCTGAGAAAAATACCGTGCTGGATTCGGGCAAGAAAAATCCCGTTGTCACGTACACAGATGAACTGCTCAACGTGGCGATCAGCAAGATGCTGAAGCAGGACGTGGGGCGATTGCCGGTGGTGGAGCGAAGTAACCCAAAGCGGATTGTTGGTTACTTGGGGCGGGCAAACATCATGGCGGCGCGCACCAAGCACATGGAAGAAGAAGATTTGCGCGAGAAACATCCGTGGCTGGCGCGAACGTTGCGCTGGCCGAAGTTCGCCAAATAG